The genomic DNA TCGGATGGGCTCGGGGGGCTGATCGCGTGCGGTTCAGACCATCTGCGGGCGGCCGGAGGGCCGGGCGGATGTCGAAGCGGCGGCGACGGCATTCTGGAAGATCCGTCGCCCGAGGGTTTCCTGGGACCTGAGCCGGCTGTCGAGTCGGGTGAAGTATGGGTGCCGGTTCCACTCCAGGTATCGCTCCGGGTGGGGCATCAGGCCGAAGACTCTCCCGCTGGTATCGCAGATGCCTGCGATGGCGTTCTCAGAGCCGTTGACATCGGTTGCGTAGCGAAGTGCGACGAGACCATCTTTCTCGAGCCGTTCGAGCGTCGCGGGGGAGTCTGTGACGAATCGCCCCTCTCCGTGGGCGATGGGGAGGCGCATCCCGTGCGCGCGATCGGCGTGATCGGCGTGGACCGAATCGATGCCCGCGGTCCAGACGCAACGGGAGGAGGGGACGGGGGCGATCTCGACCCAGCGATCGATGAAGCGTGCGCCGGCGTTCTCCGTCAGCGCGCAAGTCTGTTTCGGCGCGCGGTCGGTCGGCCAGACGCCGTCGAGCGGACCGGGGAGGAGACCGACCTGGACGAGCACCTGGAAGCCGTTGCAGATACCGATGATCGGGCAGCCGCGCCGCACGGCATCGCGGAGCGGGACGTAGAGGCGTTCGCGCACGAGTGCGGCCATGATGCGCCCGGAGGCGATGTCGTCGCCGTAGGAGAACCCGCCGGGGAAGCCAATGAGGTCGAACTCATCGATCTGCGAGGGGTCGCGGATCAGGGCATCGAGGTGGCGGAGCGATGGGGCGGCTCCGGCGCTCTCGAACGCGCGGCAGAGTTCCTTGTCGCAGTTCGTCCCCTGGGCGCGGATGACCAATGCTCGTGGCATGTGCCACTGTAGGTCTGCGCGCGGCTCTGACGCCCTGCGCAGGGTCGGGCGGGACTCATTGAAAAGTGTCGGCCAGTCTGTTCAGAGGACGGCTCAGATATCGTCGCCGTCCTTGTGCGTGCGCGTGGACTGGGGCATGCTCGTGAGGACCTTGTCGATGAGGCCGTACTCGATCATCTCCTTGTCGTCGAGCCATTTGTTGCGGTCGCAGTCGCGGGCGATCTGGTCGATCGACTTGCCGGTATTGGAGGCGTAGACCTGGTAGAGGCGGTCGCGGAGGCGGAGCATCTCGCGGGCCTCGATCTCGATGTCGGTGGCCTGACCCTCCATGACGCCGGAGA from Phycisphaeraceae bacterium includes the following:
- a CDS encoding phosphoribosylformylglycinamidine synthase subunit PurQ, with product MPRALVIRAQGTNCDKELCRAFESAGAAPSLRHLDALIRDPSQIDEFDLIGFPGGFSYGDDIASGRIMAALVRERLYVPLRDAVRRGCPIIGICNGFQVLVQVGLLPGPLDGVWPTDRAPKQTCALTENAGARFIDRWVEIAPVPSSRCVWTAGIDSVHADHADRAHGMRLPIAHGEGRFVTDSPATLERLEKDGLVALRYATDVNGSENAIAGICDTSGRVFGLMPHPERYLEWNRHPYFTRLDSRLRSQETLGRRIFQNAVAAASTSARPSGRPQMV